From Coffea arabica cultivar ET-39 chromosome 2e, Coffea Arabica ET-39 HiFi, whole genome shotgun sequence, the proteins below share one genomic window:
- the LOC140036536 gene encoding probable apyrase 7 — protein sequence MVFNKVAEFFSAAGTYLSVPKSSNPSPGLPPLPVSVRGFSFASKGQKNNLRLSSSLQDFSTYQQLDPEEGHSFLEFQKNTSNSKQSNLLLREDAGSSFSKEKANPVVASAQKKWTRVFLLLLCVLLFAFVVYVSQHLYFSWSQGAPKYYVVLDCGSTGTRVYVYEASVHQKSDGSLPISLRSLPEGFKRKSSLQSGRAYNRMETEPGFDKLVHNISGLKGAIKPLVRWAEKQIPVHAHKSTSLFLYATAGVRRLPSTDSEWLLNNAWSILKSSSFLCKKEWVKIITGMEEAYFGWIALNYHTHVLGAVPRKETFGALDLGGSSLQVTFESNDGVRDESSLKLSLGPVNHRLSAYSLPGFGLNDAFDKSVFHLLRKHPQIGSADLLNGKVEVKHPCLQSGYKEQYDCSHCVSLYENDGTPPIGQKKFGTGGKPVIPLQLVGTPKWEECSALAKIAVNLSEWSDQSRGIDCELQPCALAGNLPRPYGKFYAMSGFYVVYRFFNLSSDAALDDVLEKGKEFCEKTWDVAKISVAPQPFIEQYCFRAPYIVSLLREGLHITDSHVIVGSGSITWTQGAALLEAGKAVSTRLEFQSYEIMQMKINPVVIYSILIVSFFILLFALSCLGNWRRKVFRKPYLPLFRHNSASAASVLRFQRWSPISSGDRVKMPLSPTIQGTQPGPFDTGHGFSGGGIQLTESSMYPSSSNVSHSYSSGSLGQMQFDNSTMGSFWGPHRSQMQLQSRRSQSREDLNTSLAEAHLAKV from the exons ATGGTATTCAATAAAGTTGCGGAGTTCTTTTCTGCTGCAGGAACTTATCTATCAGTGCCTAAGTCTTCTAATCCCTCACCAGGATTGCCTCCTCTGCCAGTCTCTGTTCGTGGGTTTTCTTTTGCAAGCAAAGGGCAGAAAAATAATTTGCGGCTCTCCTCATCCCTTCAAGATTTCTCTACTTATCAGCAACTTGATCCTGAAGAGGGTCATAGTTTCCTTGAATTCCAGAAAAATACAAGTAATTCAAAACAGTCTAATCTGTTGCTAAGAGAGGATGCTGGATCAAGTTTTTCAAAGGAGAAGGCCAACCCAGTGGTTGCTTCTGCCCAAAAGAAATGGACTCGAGTTTTCTTACTTCTCCTCTGCGTActattatttgcttttgttgtttatGTATCACAACATTTATACTTTAGTTGGTCTCAAGGGGCACCCAAATACTATGTAGTGCTTGACTGTGGTAGCACTGGGACCCGTGTCTATGTCTATGAAGCTTCTGTGCATCAGAAAAGTGATGGCAGTCTCCCTATTTCATTGAGGTCACTGCCAGAAGGGTTTAAGAGAAAATCAAGTTTGCAGAGCGGGCGAGCTTACAACCGAATGGAGACTGAACCTGGGTTTGATAAGTTGGTGCATAATATATCTGGACTGAAGGGAGCGATAAAACCACTTGTTCGCTGGGCAGAGAAGCAAATCCCTGTGCACGCACATAAGTCTACCTCCCTCTTCTTGTACGCAACAGCTGGGGTTCGCAGACTGCCAAGTACAGACTCGGAATGGCTTCTTAATAATGCCTGGTCCATTTTGAAAAGTTCTTCTTTTTTGTGTAAGAAAGAATGGGTTAAGATTATCACTGGCATGGAGGAAGCATACTTTGGATGGATTGCGTTGAATTATCATACTCATGTTTTGGGTGCTGTACCTAGGAAAGAAACCTTTGGTGCCCTTGATTTGGGTGGTTCGTCATTGCAGGTTACTTTCGAGAGCAATGATGGGGTGCGAGATGAAAGTAGTTTAAAGCTGAGCCTTGGCCCTGTTAATCATCGCCTCAGTGCCTATTCATTACCTGGATTTGGATTAAATGACGCCTTTGACAAGTCGGTTTTTCATCTTCTGAGGAAGCACCCTCAAATTGGTAGTGCAGATCTTCTTAATGGGAAAGTTGAAGTTAAGCATCCCTGTTTGCAATCTGGTTATAAAGAGCAATATGACTGTTCTCATTGTGTTTCCCTTTATGAAAATGATGGGACTCCTCCTATTGGACAAAAGAAGTTTGGTACTGGAGGAAAACCTGTAATACCTCTTCAGCTTGTCGGCACTCCAAAATGGGAAGAGTGCAGTGCACTAGCAAAAATTGCAGTCAATTTGTCTGAGTGGTCAGATCAAAGTCGTGGAATTGATTGTGAGTTGCAACCTTGTGCTCTTGCAGGCAATCTACCTCGGCCTTATGGCAAGTTTTATGCTATGTCTGGCTTCTATGTGGTGTATCGGTTTTTCAATTTGAGCTCTGATGCTGCACTTGATGATGTCTTGGAAAAGGGTAAGGAATTTTGTGAGAAAACGTGGGATGTTGCAAAGATAAGTGTTGCACCTCAGCCCTTTATTGAACAATATTGCTTCAGAGCACCATACATTGTGTCATTGCTGAGAGAGGGATTGCACATTACAGACAGTCATGTAATTGTTGGGTCTGGGAGTATTACGTGGACACAGGGTGCTGCTCTGTTGGAAGCTGGGAAAGCAGTTTCAACAAGGTTGGAATTTCAGAGTTATGAGATAATGCAGATGAAGATAAATCCCGTTGTTatttattcaattttgattgtttcattttttattcTACTTTTCGCATTATCCTGTCTTGGCAACTGGAGGCGAAAAGTTTTCCGTAAGCCATACCTCCCACTTTTCAGGCACAATAGTGCCTCAGCGGCATCAGTTCTGAGGTTCCAGCGATGGAGCCCTATCAGTTCAG GGGATAGAGTTAAGATGCCGCTTAGTCCAACAATTCAAGGCACTCAACCAGGACCATTTGACACAGGGCATGGTTTTAGCGGGGGTGGAATCCAGCTTACAGAATCTTCCATGTACCCATCCTCCAGCAATGTGTCACATAGTTATTCATCAGGCAGCTTGGGCCAGATGCAATTTGACAATAGTACCATGGGTTCATTTTGGGGACCACATCGAAGTCAGATGCAGCTCCAGAGCAGGAGATCGCAGTCTAGGGAAGACCTTAATACTTCACTGGCTGAGGCACACTTGGCGAAGGTCTAA